The following coding sequences lie in one Aspergillus luchuensis IFO 4308 DNA, chromosome 8, nearly complete sequence genomic window:
- a CDS encoding putative proline racemase (COG:E;~EggNog:ENOG410PV5E;~InterPro:IPR008794;~PFAM:PF05544), with translation MDLARTLESAPSGEVIKCIDMHTTGEPTRIVYAGFPPLSGTLLSQRDQARDQYDHLRQRIMLEPRGHYDMYGAILRPTTELVESGEAHIGVLFTHNGGFSTMCGHATIALGRFLVDTHDVAVFPKRNELVVDAASQTVVVNLHAPCGLVRITVPIKDTADGIKSDPSRAVSFLSTPGYAAATNLNICIPPEIRWTELEGRESITLDISYGGAFYALIEMHELGYASTGLRKVDLDSLSQVMKRLKAYLETHPDILAACQHPEDKRLSYLYSIMLVDTNVGHRPHIVAGAETGLCFFAENQIDRSPTGSCVTARMALAHAKGERSVGQRWAYNSIVSNRFQTGAFEAEIVQTGLRVEGGNAPAKDAVVVRVEGRAYYTGTSNFMVEEGDITSHSGFVMSDMAV, from the coding sequence ATGGATTTAGCCCGCACTCTAGAGTCCGCCCCTAGCGGCGAAGTCATCAAATGCATTGACATGCACACAACTGGAGAGCCCACCCGTATCGTCTACGCGGGGTTTCCTCCCCTCAGCGGGACACTGCTCTCCCAGCGCGATCAGGCCCGGGATCAATAtgaccacctccgccagcgAATTATGCTCGAGCCTCGTGGCCACTACGACATGTACGGTGCCATTCTCCGACCAACCACTGAACTGGTCGAATCCGGTGAAGCTCACATCGGTGTTCTCTTCACCCACAACGGTGGCTTCTCCACCATGTGTGGCCACGCAACCATCGCACTGGGCCGATTCCTTGTCGATACGCATGATGTGGCTGTTTTTCCAAAGCGAAATGAGTTGGTAGTAGACGCTGCGTCGCAAACAGTTGTCGTTAACTTGCATGCGCCGTGCGGATTGGTTCGTATCACCGTCCCGATCAAGGACACGGCCGATGGGATCAAGTCCGATCCGTCGCGGGCGGTCTCGTTCCTGTCCACACCAGGTTATGCTGCTGCGACCAATCTTAATATTTGCATTCCACCTGAGATTCGATGGACCGAGCTTGAAGGGCGTGAGAGCATCACCCTTGATATCAGCTATGGAGGGGCATTCTACGCGTTGATTGAAATGCACGAGCTGGGGTATGCCTCCACGGGACTGAGAAAGGTCGATCTTGATTCACTATCACAGGTGATGAAAAGACTAAAAGCGTATCTTGAAACCCATCCCGATATTCTGGCTGCCTGTCAGCACCCTGAAGACAAGAGACTGTCATACCTATACTCCATCATGCTGGTGGACACGAATGTCGGACACAGGCCACACATTGTAGCTGGAGCCGAGACCGGACTGTGCTTCTTCGCCGAAAATCAGATTGATCGGTCGCCGACAGGCTCATGTGTCACGGCTCGCATGGCGCTAGCGCATGCGAAGGGAGAGAGATCGGTTGGTCAGCGGTGGGCTTACAATTCGATCGTCTCCAATCGCTTTCAGACGGGTGCGTTTGAGGCTGAGATTGTACAGACGGGATTGcgggtggagggtggaaaTGCCCCGGCCaaggatgcggtggtggtgcgcgTGGAGGGGAGGGCATACTACACGGGCACGTCGAATTTTATGGTCGAAGAGGGAGATATTACGAGTCATAGTGGGTTTGTGATGAGTGATATGGCAGTGTAG
- a CDS encoding putative haloalkanoic acid dehalogenase (COG:S;~EggNog:ENOG410PIDI;~InterPro:IPR036412,IPR041492,IPR006439,IPR023214;~PFAM:PF13419;~go_function: GO:0016787 - hydrolase activity [Evidence IEA]) — protein MSQLSNYRLLSFDVYGTLVDWEGGILAAFQPSLDKANAHFTREHLLTVYHDLERAQQAQTPDMPYSQLLATIHPQWTERLGLPQPSEEESRQFGESIGNWPAFPDTVDALKRLAQKYKLVVLSNVDRASFAKTNAGSLQGFPFDLIITAQDVGSYKPDLRNFEYLLKAVKEQFDIEPAQVLQTAQSQFHDHHPARKMGLKSAWIERPGATMGNLSETVYDWRFDTLGEMADAVEKGL, from the coding sequence ATGTCGCAACTCTCCAACTACCGTCTCCTCAGCTTTGATGTCTATGGCACTCTGGTCGACTGGGAAGGTGGCATCTTGGCCGCCTTCCAGCCCAGCCTCGACAAAGCCAACGCCCACTTCACCCGCGAACACCTCCTCACTGTCTACCATGACTTGGAGCGCGCGCAACAAGCACAGACGCCCGACATGCCGTACTCACAACTCCTCgccaccatccatcctcagTGGACCGAGCGCCTCGGACTGCCTCAGCCGTCAGAAGAGGAAAGCCGCCAGTTTGGAGAATCCATCGGCAACTGGCCCGCCTTCCCGGACACCGTCGACGCGTTAAAGCGACTGGCCCAGAAGTACaagttggtggtgttgtccAACGTCGATCGCGCTTCCTTTGCCAAAACCAATGCTGGCAGCTTGCAGGGATTTCCCTttgatctcatcatcactgcaCAAGATGTGGGCTCTTACAAGCCAGATCTTCGGAATTTCGAGTACCTGCTCAAGGCAGTCAAGGAGCAGTTCGACATTGAGCCGGCGCAGGTACTGCAGACGGCGCAGAGCCAGTTCCATGACCACCACCCGGCACGCAAGATGGGGTTGAAGTCCGCGTGGATTGAGCGGCCAGGGGCAACAATGGGGAATCTGTCGGAGACCGTCTATGACTGGCGATTTGATACCTTGGGGGAGATGGCTGATGCGGTTGAGAAGGGACTGTAG